In the genome of Moorena sp. SIOASIH, the window GGGAGGTAGAGCAGGCACATTCACGAAATGTCCTAGGTGTTCCGGAAAGACAGTAAAGCGTTTCAAGCTGCCACTTTCATCGTATTTGGCAATCGCAGTAGCACGACTATTTTCATACCTTAAACATATATCGGAAAAAAACGTGGAGCCAGATTTTACTGTGCTGGAACCCCAAGAAAAGCCATTGTCTAAAAACAAGCCAGTTGTGATAGGTTGCTTGTAGGGTCCAAAGGTTTTTGTCTCTGTCTTGCCACTAGCATAAGTATAGTGATTTTGCTGATGTATTTCACTGCCTTCTGCTGTGGGACGAAAGCTTCTAATACAGCGCCAAGATTCTATGACTTCTCCTGCCCTCGAGTATCTAGTCCAAATCCCATACAAGTCTCCTGAATAATATTGACAGAACTTCTTCCAATTTTGAAGTTTTCGATCCATAGGTTTATTCTATTATATACAGCTGTTTTTAATTGGGTGAGGTATAAATTTATGGGTTTTAGGGAATAGGGAATAGGGAATAGGGAATAGGGAATAGGGAACAGGGAATAGGGAACAGGGAACAGGGAACAGGGAACAGGGAACAGGGAACAGGGAACAGGGAAGAAAATGGTAAAAAAAATTAATTGTGTACATTATAGTTATTTAAAAAACTGTATATAGTTTATTTTTAGCTATAGATCAATTCAAAATTTTAGGTTAATTATTTACTATTTTATTTTGACAAAATTAATCGTAAGCATAGGTTTTTATAGATTAGTAATGTCTTAGATAATGTCTGGATAATTACCTTTAATAAAAATATGTCCCATCTCCCCATCTCCCCATCTACCCATCTCCCCATCTCCTCATCTCCCCATCTCCCCATCTCCCTATCTCTCCATCTCTGGTTGATTACTCTTTAACGTTAAGCCGGATAACTCACCGGATGAATTATAATCAACTAGCAGTTGTTGTCTAATATTAGGATTAACTTGCCAATCTCCAATCACAACTAAAGACATTTCTGGTTTGAGTTTGGGGGGATAACTTAATGATATTCCATCTGGATAATAAAAGGTTTGATGGTCTGGATATTCCCAAGCTAAATGAGTTGGTCTTGGCTGAGATAGTTGGGTGACTGGGGTAAGGGTAATTGCTAATCCTTCTTCCCCATTAATTATATCTCGATGGGGGATTAACTGTGGGTTAAGTGTCCAATGATCACAGGGCTTTTGCAAATCCTCCTCTCGGACACTGACTGTTTTAGTTAATTTCCCATCTGAGTTATACACTACTAGCAGACTATGGCGTAATTCTTGATATCTAAACCAGAACTCTACTGCAAACAACTCCCCTGGTTCAAATCGATTTACTGTCCAAATAGCCGACCCTTGCTCAAACATATACATAAAGGATGCTTGAGCGGTTTGATCAGCTAAACCATTGATTAAACTGTTTGGAGTATTGTGGAAAACTTTCTCCTCTTCAGTTCCATTGTCATACATATATACGTTAGTTTGGGTAATTTGAGTCTGCTCAGGATTAATGATAGAGCATCGACTACCTACAAAGGATTCCATCACTTCACCTTCAGGGGAATAAATTGTCCAAGACCCATACCAATTCCGTAAATGATGGGTGATAAAATTAGTCCAGTTATGCTGCTTTAATTGTTCAAATGTCTGATTCATGGTTTTTTTTTTAAGTTTTATTACAAAAATAAATAAGTTTCAGAAATTCGGTAATGGTTAAGTGAAGTGAAGTTAACCTAATTTTGGTCTAGAACTAACAATAAATTATCTCAGATAGCAAAGGGAACAGCGAATCACCGGAACAGGAAACAAAAATTATCACAATTCCTACACAGATCCGTAGATATCCGGTTTTTTATACTGTTTTTGAAAATCTGTCCTATTAATGGGGTTGCTGAATTGAAGTATGAATACGCGATCGTCTGGTTTTGGTAAAGCCCTCGTGGGTCCCCATCTGCAAAAAAGCGAAGCATCCGCTA includes:
- a CDS encoding DUF3598 family protein — its product is MDRKLQNWKKFCQYYSGDLYGIWTRYSRAGEVIESWRCIRSFRPTAEGSEIHQQNHYTYASGKTETKTFGPYKQPITTGLFLDNGFSWGSSTVKSGSTFFSDICLRYENSRATAIAKYDESGSLKRFTVFPEHLGHFVNVPALPPPHQISSDWQGTLQTITPDWQISPPLVTSWQPLDDLPKDYLRLHFTNSISISCPAQVESGKEFFVAVDWLVNQTLWQRGTRHYDRSGFTSFTLEVFRI
- a CDS encoding DUF3598 family protein, whose product is MNQTFEQLKQHNWTNFITHHLRNWYGSWTIYSPEGEVMESFVGSRCSIINPEQTQITQTNVYMYDNGTEEEKVFHNTPNSLINGLADQTAQASFMYMFEQGSAIWTVNRFEPGELFAVEFWFRYQELRHSLLVVYNSDGKLTKTVSVREEDLQKPCDHWTLNPQLIPHRDIINGEEGLAITLTPVTQLSQPRPTHLAWEYPDHQTFYYPDGISLSYPPKLKPEMSLVVIGDWQVNPNIRQQLLVDYNSSGELSGLTLKSNQPEMER